From Chlamydiifrater volucris, one genomic window encodes:
- the dxr gene encoding 1-deoxy-D-xylulose-5-phosphate reductoisomerase — translation MKSLAILGSTGSIGTQTLEVVKRFPGSFSVFLLSAAGSKTSLLREQIRIFAPRIVYVASKEVAKSLSREFSSCGVTVLSNEDELSQIVAQREVDVLVAASSGISALPIILSAIRAKKTIALANKEVMVCAGELVRNLVKQTGARLLPVDSEHNAIFQCLQEKPLEEVSRVILTASGGPFLNKTLDDLKEVSVKDVLNHPTWTMGPKITVDSSTLVNKGLELIEARWLFDCAPDKLEAVIHPSSSVHGMVEWIDGHVHMVMNRPSMLYPIQHVLTLDEGRKGGSFDFWNFKEPFSLDFSPIDETKFLGFSLAKRAIQQGLSMPCFFNAANEVLVNRFLRGEISWKQITTKLSDLMDSHNPIPCSSLESILEVDQEAGLLASQA, via the coding sequence GTGAAGAGTCTTGCTATTTTAGGTTCTACTGGGAGTATTGGAACACAAACTTTAGAAGTAGTGAAACGATTTCCGGGATCGTTTTCTGTTTTTCTTTTATCCGCAGCGGGTAGTAAAACAAGTTTATTGAGAGAACAGATCAGGATTTTTGCCCCCAGAATTGTTTATGTTGCTTCCAAAGAGGTTGCAAAATCTCTATCCAGGGAGTTTTCTAGTTGTGGGGTAACAGTTCTTTCTAATGAAGATGAATTATCCCAGATTGTTGCTCAAAGAGAGGTTGATGTTTTAGTTGCTGCTTCTTCTGGGATATCTGCACTTCCAATTATTTTGAGCGCTATCCGAGCAAAGAAGACTATAGCTTTAGCTAATAAGGAAGTGATGGTTTGCGCTGGAGAACTTGTTAGGAATTTAGTTAAGCAGACGGGAGCCAGGTTGTTGCCCGTAGATAGCGAGCATAATGCTATTTTTCAGTGTCTTCAAGAAAAGCCTCTAGAGGAAGTGTCAAGAGTTATTCTCACAGCATCTGGAGGTCCTTTTTTAAACAAGACTTTGGATGATTTGAAAGAAGTTTCCGTTAAAGACGTTCTGAATCACCCAACTTGGACTATGGGGCCAAAAATTACTGTGGATTCCTCTACTTTGGTCAACAAAGGATTGGAGTTGATAGAGGCGCGTTGGCTTTTTGATTGTGCTCCTGATAAACTTGAAGCCGTGATCCATCCGTCAAGCAGTGTTCATGGGATGGTGGAGTGGATCGATGGGCATGTTCATATGGTTATGAACCGTCCTAGCATGTTATATCCTATTCAACATGTACTGACCCTTGATGAAGGACGAAAGGGAGGGAGTTTTGATTTTTGGAATTTTAAAGAGCCTTTTTCTCTGGACTTTTCTCCCATAGATGAAACAAAATTTTTAGGATTTTCTTTGGCAAAAAGGGCAATCCAGCAGGGTCTTTCTATGCCTTGTTTTTTTAATGCAGCTAATGAAGTTCTTGTGAATCGGTTCCTAAGAGGAGAAATTTCTTGGAAGCAGATTACAACAAAATTATCGGATCTTATGGATTCGCATAACCCTATTCCTTGTTCTTCTTTAGAATCTATTTTAGAGGTGGACCAAGAGGCTGGTCTCCTGGCTTCTCAAGCATGA
- a CDS encoding esterase/lipase family protein: protein MRKSLLLLYFVLTGVKAFGSQTVITPPSNVQGIRDTSLQKESVVCVHAFLRSYKSLKPISHSLEKDGYDVFIWNYETRKFTLQKHAEHLVRLLKKIAEIKPGIPINFVTHSVGGVVVRVALSREDCPKEAKQGRAILMAPPNAGSTLARRYRCLPIVQAVFGDNLGRQLLTYSPQKMLSTGTMPENVEVLILKGNRSSKFLPFKMEGENDGKVRSNETCLNTPHLEYTINVNHTYIVSDKKSIYLVKKFLKEGYSIEDIQKKPEAIEKVILENKESRLVTRRRNDIYVIHYFRSNIWGFPKFYREHPKKTNP, encoded by the coding sequence ATGAGAAAAAGTTTATTATTATTATATTTTGTGTTGACTGGTGTTAAAGCTTTTGGTTCCCAAACAGTTATCACCCCACCTTCTAACGTGCAAGGAATACGAGATACTTCCTTGCAGAAAGAATCTGTAGTTTGTGTTCATGCCTTTTTAAGATCATATAAATCTTTAAAACCCATCAGCCATTCTTTAGAAAAAGATGGATACGATGTATTTATCTGGAACTATGAAACTAGGAAATTTACTCTTCAAAAACATGCAGAACATCTAGTAAGACTTCTCAAAAAGATAGCCGAAATAAAACCCGGAATTCCTATTAACTTTGTCACCCATTCAGTAGGCGGAGTTGTTGTAAGAGTTGCCTTATCCAGAGAGGACTGCCCTAAGGAAGCCAAACAGGGAAGAGCTATATTAATGGCTCCACCAAATGCCGGATCAACATTAGCCAGACGATACCGATGCTTGCCTATAGTACAGGCTGTTTTCGGAGATAATTTAGGAAGACAGCTCTTAACTTACAGTCCACAAAAAATGCTGAGCACTGGGACTATGCCAGAAAATGTTGAAGTTTTGATATTGAAAGGGAATAGAAGCAGTAAATTCCTTCCCTTCAAAATGGAGGGAGAAAACGACGGAAAAGTAAGAAGCAATGAAACATGCCTCAACACCCCTCATTTAGAATACACCATAAACGTCAATCATACCTATATCGTTAGCGATAAAAAATCCATATACCTGGTTAAAAAGTTCCTGAAGGAAGGATATTCCATAGAGGATATTCAAAAAAAACCAGAGGCCATAGAAAAAGTAATCTTAGAGAACAAAGAATCCAGGTTAGTGACAAGACGAAGAAACGACATTTACGTTATCCATTATTTCAGATCTAATATTTGGGGGTTCCCTAAGTTTTATAGGGAACACCCCAAAAAAACTAACCCCTGA
- a CDS encoding iron chelate uptake ABC transporter family permease subunit, translated as MLSVLFSDIFLSSCLSVALVCATASLWGVFLLLAKKSMLPETLSHAAYPGLLVGILVSQSFFFSDSLFWIFLCGVIFAIIGYCGVFFLEVRLEMNRDSALCFILVLFFAIGVILSGCVKDSFPALYNKINTYLYGQAATLKDSDAIMAGVLFVLSGMFLLIFRRQLMISIFDKDFAETCGIPFKLISLVTLCFITFVVVVGVRSVGIILISAMFVAPALTSRQFTDDLGIILWTSVGVGAISGILGSFLSVFFSFNSSEGREIILPTGPLVVLISGIFVFLGLIFSPSRGAIFCLYRRLSFRWRLSYEHFLKALWYASSEGQKELSSEDIKNHARFCEYFGSRRHPKLWIRFFLLKKLLRRCGRGKFCLTEKCKELSECLIRRHRLWEVYMVDSLDFSKNDVHALAEEMEHVLTDELELELTKMLNDPKVDPHNSIIPKHRNRKGC; from the coding sequence ATGTTAAGTGTTTTATTCAGCGATATCTTTCTCTCTAGTTGTCTTTCCGTAGCTTTAGTTTGTGCTACGGCGTCTTTATGGGGGGTGTTTTTATTGCTAGCCAAGAAGTCTATGCTCCCAGAAACTCTTTCGCATGCGGCTTATCCTGGATTGTTAGTGGGGATACTTGTTTCTCAGTCGTTCTTCTTCAGTGACTCTTTGTTTTGGATTTTTTTGTGTGGGGTTATCTTTGCTATCATTGGTTACTGTGGAGTCTTTTTTTTAGAAGTTCGTTTAGAAATGAACAGAGATTCTGCCTTGTGCTTTATTTTGGTTTTGTTTTTTGCTATTGGAGTGATTCTTTCCGGGTGCGTCAAAGATTCTTTTCCCGCGCTATATAATAAAATAAACACCTACCTTTATGGCCAAGCTGCAACTTTAAAAGATTCTGATGCAATTATGGCTGGAGTTCTGTTTGTTTTATCTGGAATGTTTTTACTCATATTTCGTCGCCAACTAATGATCTCCATTTTTGATAAAGATTTTGCGGAGACATGTGGAATTCCTTTTAAGCTTATATCTTTGGTAACGCTGTGTTTTATTACCTTCGTTGTTGTTGTTGGAGTACGCAGTGTGGGGATTATACTAATTTCAGCCATGTTTGTTGCTCCAGCTCTCACTTCTAGGCAGTTTACGGATGATTTGGGAATTATTTTATGGACTTCTGTTGGAGTTGGGGCTATCTCAGGTATTTTAGGTAGTTTTTTATCCGTCTTTTTCTCTTTCAACTCCTCTGAGGGTAGAGAAATTATTCTTCCCACAGGACCTTTGGTAGTATTGATTTCTGGTATTTTTGTCTTTTTAGGACTGATTTTTTCTCCTAGTAGAGGAGCCATTTTTTGCCTTTATCGTAGGTTGTCGTTTCGTTGGAGACTTTCTTACGAGCATTTTTTGAAAGCTTTATGGTACGCCTCTTCAGAGGGACAAAAAGAGCTAAGTAGCGAAGATATCAAAAACCATGCGAGGTTTTGTGAGTATTTTGGCAGTAGGAGACATCCAAAACTTTGGATAAGATTTTTCCTTTTAAAAAAGCTTTTAAGAAGGTGCGGCAGAGGGAAATTCTGCCTGACAGAAAAATGCAAAGAACTTTCAGAATGCTTGATTAGACGGCATCGACTTTGGGAAGTATACATGGTAGATTCCCTAGATTTTTCTAAAAATGATGTTCACGCGTTAGCTGAGGAAATGGAGCATGTTCTCACTGATGAATTAGAGTTAGAGTTAACTAAAATGCTGAATGATCCTAAAGTTGATCCTCATAACAGCATTATACCAAAGCATAGAAATAGAAAAGGTTGCTAA
- a CDS encoding site-2 protease family protein: MTVLYFLLATIALGVLVLVHEAGHFLAARWMGMTVESFSIGFGAAIWKRRIRGVEWRIGWVPFGGYVRIKGMDPGFDKEKKPESVYDVPGGFYSKSPLRRIFVLIAGPLANIILAFSVFSFLWLWGGRNKDFSEFTKIVGWVNPASSLASQGLLPGDRILTCNGSEYVGVKDCVSASLLEGRWDLSVERPGYLGGTKKLFSLRAVSSDDEQGMLPISGASYLIFGKNSFSHVDRDSLLLQESPLKDSSLSVGDRLVWIDGELLFSQLQLSRILNQSYAFLKVRRGDKDLFIRCPRVAAGSLQMSSYVRNELIDSQYEIGLKGKWKSLMVLPYVVNAHCYVEGKLFSIDPQVSLPEESSPLEIGDRIIAIDGVPVSRNYDLLRLLQDHKISLIVENLSPEERTANPSITSADEMFISSFDFDSMKPLVDSIGTANPIERNGRMRLISGIQPLKREQLLPKEFFDKQYAWAAKIKDKNRKNLLIERIELEKQRLSLGVHLEDMGVKYNPNPFVLCSSVVKDSLKTLKALLLGRLGPKWLSGPIGIIQVLHTGWSLGLGEALFWIGLISMNLAVLNLMPIPALDGGYILISFWEMIKRKRLNIRLLEKILFPFIIFLIFFFLFLTFQDINRIFRG, from the coding sequence ATGACTGTTCTGTATTTTCTTCTGGCGACTATAGCTTTGGGTGTACTAGTTCTTGTTCATGAAGCAGGACATTTTCTTGCTGCTAGGTGGATGGGAATGACTGTAGAAAGTTTTAGCATAGGCTTTGGAGCAGCTATATGGAAGCGTCGTATCCGAGGAGTAGAATGGAGGATAGGATGGGTCCCTTTTGGTGGTTATGTACGCATCAAAGGAATGGATCCAGGATTTGATAAAGAAAAAAAACCTGAGTCAGTTTATGACGTTCCAGGAGGTTTTTATAGTAAGTCTCCACTGAGGCGAATTTTTGTTCTTATAGCAGGACCTTTGGCTAATATCATTTTGGCTTTCTCGGTTTTTTCTTTTCTTTGGTTATGGGGGGGGCGTAACAAAGATTTCTCAGAATTTACTAAAATTGTAGGTTGGGTAAACCCAGCTTCGTCACTTGCTTCTCAAGGGTTGCTTCCAGGAGATCGTATTCTTACCTGTAATGGATCGGAATATGTTGGGGTTAAAGACTGTGTTTCAGCTTCCTTGTTGGAGGGTAGGTGGGATTTATCTGTAGAGAGGCCTGGGTATCTTGGAGGTACTAAGAAGCTCTTTTCCCTTAGAGCTGTTTCTTCTGATGATGAGCAGGGGATGTTGCCTATTTCTGGAGCTAGCTATCTTATTTTTGGAAAAAACTCCTTTAGTCATGTAGATAGGGACAGTTTGTTGTTACAAGAATCTCCCCTAAAAGATTCTTCTCTGTCAGTAGGGGATCGATTGGTATGGATTGATGGAGAATTATTGTTTTCCCAATTACAGTTATCACGGATTCTCAATCAATCATATGCTTTCCTTAAGGTGCGAAGAGGGGATAAGGATCTTTTTATTCGTTGTCCTCGGGTAGCTGCGGGTAGCTTACAGATGAGCTCGTATGTTCGTAATGAGTTAATAGATTCCCAGTATGAAATAGGCCTAAAAGGTAAGTGGAAATCATTAATGGTGCTCCCTTACGTTGTTAATGCTCACTGTTACGTCGAGGGAAAGTTATTCTCGATAGATCCTCAAGTTTCTTTGCCTGAAGAAAGTTCACCTTTAGAAATTGGGGATAGGATTATTGCTATTGATGGAGTTCCAGTATCAAGAAACTATGATCTATTGAGGCTTCTTCAAGATCATAAGATATCTTTGATAGTAGAAAATCTTTCTCCAGAGGAGAGAACTGCAAATCCTTCTATCACTTCAGCGGATGAGATGTTCATATCTTCCTTTGATTTTGATTCAATGAAACCTTTAGTAGATTCCATAGGAACAGCAAATCCAATTGAGAGAAATGGAAGGATGCGTTTAATTTCTGGAATCCAGCCTTTAAAAAGGGAGCAGTTGTTACCCAAAGAGTTTTTTGACAAACAATACGCTTGGGCAGCGAAAATTAAGGATAAAAATAGGAAAAATTTATTAATAGAAAGAATAGAACTAGAGAAGCAGCGGCTATCTTTGGGGGTTCATTTGGAAGATATGGGAGTTAAGTACAATCCCAACCCTTTTGTATTATGTTCCAGTGTTGTTAAGGATTCTTTAAAAACTCTTAAAGCTTTATTGCTTGGACGATTAGGTCCGAAATGGTTGTCAGGTCCTATAGGAATTATACAGGTTCTTCATACTGGGTGGTCTTTGGGTTTAGGAGAGGCTTTATTCTGGATAGGATTAATTAGTATGAATTTAGCAGTGCTTAATCTCATGCCTATACCAGCCCTAGATGGCGGTTATATTTTAATTAGCTTTTGGGAGATGATAAAGAGAAAGAGATTAAATATCAGGTTGTTGGAAAAAATTTTATTTCCTTTTATAATCTTTTTAATTTTCTTTTTCCTATTTTTGACATTCCAGGATATTAATCGAATCTTCAGGGGTTAG
- a CDS encoding metal ABC transporter solute-binding protein, Zn/Mn family: MKRVLSTIGAFLMLAALVIAVTGCSSQSSSKQKQSRTPYILSTNRMIHDCVKVVVGDSVQCNVLINGELDPHSYEIVKGDSDKIAGADLIFCCGLGLEHTLSMRKLLEGNPKVVSLGDRLAEEKKFKVLCEEGVMDPHIWLDVGIWKHVAHEIARSLSKIYPELSSTFFSNADNLLEAMDKLDAWAKQSIGSVPLNKRFLVTGHSAFNYFSYSYLAIDKEREDGSWRKRCTSPEGVSPEVQIGIRDIIRVADYICEHCVEVVFPEESLSQDSLKKIVSCLKKKHPLRLSKRPIYSDNIPVGGTYFDMFKHNIVLITEELGGKVADF; this comes from the coding sequence ATGAAAAGAGTTCTTTCTACGATCGGTGCTTTTTTAATGTTAGCAGCTTTAGTGATTGCGGTTACAGGTTGCTCTTCGCAAAGTTCTTCTAAGCAAAAGCAGAGTCGGACTCCTTACATTCTATCCACAAATAGGATGATCCACGATTGTGTTAAGGTCGTGGTTGGAGATAGTGTTCAATGTAATGTTTTAATCAACGGAGAACTAGATCCTCATTCGTACGAAATAGTCAAAGGGGATAGTGATAAAATCGCTGGTGCTGATTTAATCTTTTGTTGCGGGCTGGGTTTAGAGCATACGCTAAGTATGAGAAAACTCTTAGAGGGTAATCCTAAAGTAGTTAGTTTAGGGGATCGACTGGCTGAAGAAAAAAAATTTAAAGTCCTTTGTGAGGAAGGAGTTATGGATCCCCATATTTGGTTAGATGTGGGTATTTGGAAGCATGTAGCTCACGAGATAGCTCGGTCTTTGTCAAAAATCTACCCGGAATTATCATCGACGTTCTTTTCAAATGCGGATAATTTGTTGGAAGCCATGGATAAGTTAGATGCATGGGCAAAACAGTCTATAGGGTCGGTTCCTTTAAACAAGAGGTTTTTAGTTACGGGTCATAGTGCATTTAATTATTTTTCATATTCGTATCTTGCTATAGATAAGGAGAGAGAAGATGGTAGCTGGAGAAAGAGATGTACTTCCCCAGAAGGAGTGTCTCCCGAAGTACAAATAGGAATTCGGGATATTATTAGGGTAGCTGACTACATTTGTGAGCATTGCGTGGAGGTCGTTTTCCCAGAAGAATCTCTAAGCCAGGATTCCTTGAAGAAAATAGTATCTTGTTTAAAGAAAAAGCACCCACTGAGGTTATCTAAGCGCCCCATCTATAGTGATAATATTCCCGTTGGCGGTACATACTTTGACATGTTTAAGCATAACATTGTTTTGATTACCGAAGAATTAGGAGGTAAGGTTGCCGACTTTTAA
- a CDS encoding metal ABC transporter ATP-binding protein has protein sequence MPTFNSIDKDVVWDVRNLCVNYEHSPVLYDVSFSVSSGSLVAILGPNGAGKSTLLKASLGLIKSFSGSVSFFGKKFKKVREKVSYMPQRASVDWDFPITLKELVLTGAYGRKGLFSRISRGDRNEAMEQIAKVGLEKFCDRQIGRLSGGQQQRAFLARALMQKADLYFMDELFSAIDVASTETAINILKQMKSMGKTVVVVHHDLEKVPEIFDSVILLNKRLVAAGSIQDCFSSETIKQAFGRNADLFDRTLKLSKERRSGEI, from the coding sequence TTGCCGACTTTTAATTCAATAGACAAAGATGTAGTTTGGGATGTACGTAATTTGTGTGTGAATTACGAACATTCGCCAGTTCTCTATGATGTTTCGTTTTCTGTCTCTTCTGGTAGTCTAGTAGCGATATTGGGTCCTAATGGGGCAGGCAAGAGTACTTTGCTTAAAGCTTCTTTAGGGTTGATCAAAAGTTTTTCTGGGTCCGTATCCTTTTTTGGAAAAAAGTTTAAAAAAGTCAGAGAAAAGGTTAGTTATATGCCTCAAAGGGCATCTGTTGATTGGGATTTTCCTATAACCTTGAAAGAATTAGTGCTTACTGGTGCCTACGGAAGAAAAGGACTATTTTCCAGAATAAGTCGCGGTGATCGCAATGAAGCTATGGAGCAAATTGCTAAGGTAGGCCTAGAAAAATTTTGTGATAGACAGATAGGTAGATTATCTGGGGGACAACAGCAGAGAGCTTTTTTAGCTAGAGCCTTAATGCAGAAAGCAGATTTGTATTTCATGGATGAGTTGTTTTCAGCTATTGATGTTGCTTCAACAGAGACTGCAATAAATATTCTAAAACAAATGAAATCAATGGGTAAAACAGTTGTTGTCGTCCATCACGACTTGGAGAAAGTTCCAGAGATTTTTGACTCTGTTATTCTTTTAAACAAAAGGCTTGTAGCCGCGGGCTCCATTCAAGATTGTTTTAGTTCAGAAACAATTAAGCAGGCCTTTGGTAGAAATGCAGATCTTTTTGATAGAACGTTAAAGTTGTCCAAGGAGAGGCGCTCAGGAGAAATTTAA
- the recF gene encoding DNA replication/repair protein RecF (All proteins in this family for which functions are known are DNA-binding proteins that assist the filamentation of RecA onto DNA for the initiation of recombination or recombinational repair.), translating into MRILNLRLWNFRNHSNTEISFSPEINYLYGKNAQGKTNLLEAIYILCTGRSFRTSHLAEAISFGKDSFYLEAEFEKKNFLHSLAFCFDKKGKKILCDGSPITTISSLIGRFPLILFAPNDIEIITGPPARRRSFLNLLLAQSHPIYAKSLTSYTRSLQHRNSLLRNRDTSTISFWEKQLASNGAKLVTMRSTAIYTLNEYMQTLWQYPGKDSFVLKFKSCIPKELTDNEEDIREFLIELFKKTLEKDIEFGASSQGPHRDDFSILVDNKPAVSFSSEGQKHSLLATLKLSEHKYLQKHLDSLLPLICLDDLHAGLDTDRGNYLLSLLKNTGQQFITSTKSPQNLAANSKSYLIKDGSYTATPQSN; encoded by the coding sequence ATGAGAATCCTAAATCTACGACTTTGGAATTTTAGAAACCATTCTAACACAGAGATTTCTTTTTCTCCTGAGATCAATTATCTTTATGGAAAAAATGCTCAGGGAAAAACGAACCTGTTGGAAGCTATCTATATCTTATGCACAGGTAGGTCTTTCCGAACTTCTCATCTTGCTGAAGCTATTTCTTTCGGTAAAGATAGCTTTTATCTAGAAGCCGAATTCGAAAAAAAAAACTTCCTTCATTCGTTGGCCTTCTGTTTTGATAAGAAAGGGAAAAAAATTCTTTGTGATGGCTCTCCCATCACTACTATTTCGTCTTTAATCGGTAGGTTTCCTTTAATCCTATTCGCTCCCAATGATATAGAAATTATTACTGGACCTCCAGCCAGGCGGCGATCGTTTCTCAATCTACTCCTTGCTCAATCACATCCTATTTACGCTAAAAGTCTTACATCTTACACGCGATCCCTACAACACAGAAACTCACTGCTGCGAAACAGAGATACGAGCACCATATCTTTTTGGGAAAAGCAATTGGCTTCTAATGGAGCTAAACTGGTTACTATGAGATCTACCGCTATTTATACCCTTAATGAATATATGCAAACTTTGTGGCAGTACCCTGGAAAAGATTCTTTTGTTCTAAAATTCAAGAGCTGCATTCCTAAAGAACTAACTGATAACGAAGAAGATATCAGAGAATTTCTTATAGAACTTTTCAAAAAAACATTAGAAAAAGACATCGAATTTGGAGCATCCTCTCAGGGCCCTCACAGAGATGATTTCAGTATACTTGTAGATAATAAGCCTGCCGTCTCCTTTTCAAGCGAAGGTCAAAAACATAGCTTACTAGCAACACTTAAGCTATCTGAACATAAATACTTACAGAAACATCTAGATTCTCTCTTACCTCTGATTTGCCTGGATGACTTGCATGCAGGTCTTGATACTGACAGAGGAAATTACTTATTATCTTTACTTAAAAATACAGGCCAACAATTTATTACTTCTACAAAATCCCCTCAAAATTTAGCTGCCAATTCAAAAAGCTATCTAATAAAAGATGGCTCATATACTGCAACTCCTCAGAGTAATTGA
- a CDS encoding metal ABC transporter permease: MILKLILITALYQSIEIEKVANMSPYEGVGFFEFFGIFISRVFSWELWSSIYIDEVQVLVFLGLAISGAFIGSFLVLKNMAMFGNALSHTIIFGLVCAFLFSRTLSLSIATLSFAALLTALLTGLLVRVMKDVFSVSEDSGVAFTFSLLFSCGLILLVFLTKNAHIGTELVMGSADALSLDDINLAYYVATTNALLTMVFFRGLKVLSFDLLFGITIGFPTKFLNHLITIQIAMTLVAAFKAVGVLMALAFLIFPGLIAKILAKSLLGMLSWSVVFSSLVAILSPAISRSILTCWGLGFSTAGISVLLFVLFYFSIAGSKRMYFFARSKHLFRALG; the protein is encoded by the coding sequence ATGATCCTAAAGTTGATCCTCATAACAGCATTATACCAAAGCATAGAAATAGAAAAGGTTGCTAATATGTCTCCTTACGAAGGGGTAGGTTTTTTTGAGTTTTTTGGAATTTTTATTTCTAGGGTTTTTTCCTGGGAACTATGGTCCTCTATTTATATCGATGAAGTTCAAGTCTTAGTGTTTTTGGGATTAGCCATTTCTGGTGCCTTTATAGGATCTTTTTTGGTGCTTAAAAATATGGCGATGTTCGGAAATGCTTTGTCTCATACTATCATATTTGGTTTGGTGTGTGCTTTTCTTTTTTCTAGAACATTGTCTTTGTCTATTGCAACATTAAGTTTTGCAGCCTTGTTGACAGCTCTACTGACGGGGTTGCTTGTCCGAGTGATGAAGGATGTTTTTTCTGTTTCGGAGGATTCTGGAGTAGCATTTACTTTCTCTCTATTATTTTCTTGTGGCTTGATTTTGCTGGTTTTTCTCACTAAAAATGCCCATATCGGCACAGAGTTAGTCATGGGGAGTGCAGATGCTTTGTCTCTGGATGATATAAACTTAGCTTATTATGTGGCGACAACAAATGCGTTGTTAACCATGGTGTTTTTTAGAGGGCTAAAGGTATTAAGTTTTGATCTTTTATTTGGGATAACTATTGGGTTTCCAACTAAATTTTTAAACCATCTTATTACTATACAGATAGCTATGACATTAGTGGCAGCCTTTAAGGCTGTGGGAGTTTTAATGGCTTTAGCTTTCCTTATTTTCCCAGGGTTGATAGCGAAGATATTAGCGAAATCGCTACTAGGAATGTTATCTTGGTCTGTTGTTTTTTCTTCTCTGGTAGCAATCCTTTCTCCAGCTATCTCTAGGTCTATTTTAACTTGTTGGGGATTAGGGTTCTCTACGGCTGGAATCTCCGTTTTGTTATTTGTATTGTTTTATTTTTCTATAGCAGGGAGCAAGAGGATGTATTTCTTTGCACGGAGTAAACATCTATTTCGCGCATTGGGGTAA